A window of the Pseudomonas furukawaii genome harbors these coding sequences:
- a CDS encoding Hcp family type VI secretion system effector: MAIPVYLWLQDDGGADIKGSVDVQKREGSIEVVAQDHSLYIPTDNNTGKLTGTRVHTPFLFTKEIDASSPYLYKAVTTGQTLKSAEFKWYRIDDAGQEVEYFNTKLENVKVVKVAPKMHDVKDPAKEKHNHLEQVELRYEKITWTYKDGNIIHSDSWNERQSA, encoded by the coding sequence ATGGCAATTCCCGTATACCTCTGGCTGCAAGACGATGGTGGCGCAGACATCAAGGGTTCGGTGGACGTGCAGAAACGCGAGGGCAGCATCGAGGTCGTCGCCCAGGATCACAGTCTCTACATCCCGACCGACAACAACACCGGCAAGCTGACTGGAACCCGGGTGCACACTCCCTTCCTCTTCACCAAGGAAATCGATGCGTCCAGTCCCTACCTGTACAAGGCCGTGACCACCGGTCAGACCCTCAAGAGCGCCGAGTTCAAGTGGTATCGCATCGACGACGCCGGCCAGGAAGTCGAGTACTTCAACACCAAGCTGGAGAACGTCAAGGTCGTCAAGGTCGCGCCGAAGATGCATGACGTGAAGGACCCGGCCAAGGAGAAGCACAACCACCTGGAACAGGTCGAGCTGCGCTACGAGAAGATCACCTGGACCTACAAGGACGGGAACATCATCCACTCCGATTCCTGGAACGAGCGTCAGAGCGCCTGA
- the tssH gene encoding type VI secretion system ATPase TssH, with amino-acid sequence MAQNPASLLRRLNPYCARALSAAASLCQSRAHGQITPEHWLLKLLEQGEGDLTLIARRYEWDLDALWQGLLDHLDRLPRSVREKPQLSAELQQLIKSAWLRASLDEDNDRLRSLHLLGALLEAPHLIRCEAAWPLFSLGESQVQRLLPMLDQHSEERPALQREAALEGDENCAAVLATAPAGKAGTDALHAVLERFTQDLTAQAREGRIDPVFGRDDEVRQVIDILSRRRKNNPILVGEPGVGKTALVEGLALRIAEGSVPDSLKTVSVRTLDLGLLQAGAGVKGEFEQRLKQVIDAVQRAERPVLLFIDEAHTLIGAGNQAGGADAANLLKPALARGELRTIAATTWSEYKQYFERDAALERRFQMVKVDEPDDAGACLMLRGLKGRYARHHGVHIEDAAVQAAVSLSRRYLTGRQLPDKAVDLLDTASARVRMSLDCEPQSLVRLASRLSALELEQQALDADSHLGGRPPAGRLDELSEQRAELERQHCELERQYRLELELSLQLLAARQEEPRQAERCAELQRQLEAAQGDRPLLSLDVTSRNVAEVIADWTGVPLGSLLKDEQANLLELEHRLAQRVIGQHTALAALAQRLRAARTGLTDERTPQGVFLLVGSSGVGKTETALALADSLFGGEKSLITLNLSEYQEAHTVSQLKGSPPGYVGYGQGGVLTEAVRQRPYSVVLLDEVEKAHRDVLNLFYQVFDRGFMRDGEGREIDFRNTVILMTSNLGGDLLQACLQEQPDATDGTLQELLRPILREHFQPALLARFQTLIYRPLGADSLKRIVDLKLAQVARRLQRHYGLDCRIDDALSDALAAACLLPDTGARNIDSLLNQQILPVLSQQLLQRQASRLGTRGVTLSHSDADGITLHFSDSLEHPHGMLEEA; translated from the coding sequence ATGGCCCAGAACCCCGCCAGCCTGCTTCGTCGCCTCAATCCCTATTGCGCCCGGGCACTCAGCGCCGCGGCATCACTGTGCCAGAGCCGCGCCCACGGGCAGATCACCCCCGAACACTGGCTGCTCAAGCTACTGGAGCAGGGGGAGGGCGATCTCACCCTGATCGCCCGCCGCTATGAATGGGACCTCGACGCGCTGTGGCAGGGCCTGCTCGACCACCTGGACCGCCTGCCCCGCAGCGTGCGTGAAAAGCCTCAGCTCAGTGCCGAGTTGCAGCAACTCATCAAGAGCGCCTGGCTGCGGGCCTCGCTGGATGAGGACAACGACCGCCTGCGCTCATTGCACCTGCTCGGTGCCTTGCTGGAGGCCCCCCATCTGATCCGCTGCGAGGCCGCCTGGCCCCTGTTCAGCCTCGGCGAGTCGCAGGTCCAGCGCCTGCTGCCCATGCTCGACCAGCACTCCGAAGAACGTCCGGCGCTGCAACGGGAGGCCGCCCTCGAAGGTGACGAGAATTGCGCCGCCGTGCTGGCCACCGCGCCGGCTGGCAAGGCGGGAACGGATGCGCTTCACGCGGTGCTCGAGCGTTTCACCCAGGACCTGACCGCCCAGGCACGCGAGGGGCGAATCGACCCGGTATTCGGCCGTGACGACGAAGTCCGGCAGGTCATCGACATCCTCAGCCGCCGGCGCAAGAACAACCCCATCCTGGTGGGCGAGCCCGGTGTCGGCAAAACCGCGCTGGTCGAGGGCCTGGCCCTGCGCATTGCCGAGGGCTCCGTCCCCGACAGCCTCAAGACGGTCAGCGTGCGCACCCTCGATCTCGGCCTGCTGCAGGCCGGGGCCGGCGTCAAGGGAGAGTTCGAGCAGCGCCTGAAGCAGGTCATCGACGCCGTCCAGCGTGCGGAGCGTCCGGTCCTGCTGTTCATCGACGAGGCCCACACCCTGATCGGCGCCGGCAACCAGGCCGGTGGCGCCGATGCCGCCAACCTGCTCAAGCCCGCACTCGCCCGTGGCGAACTGCGCACCATCGCCGCCACCACCTGGAGCGAGTACAAGCAGTACTTCGAGCGCGACGCCGCGCTGGAGCGTCGATTCCAGATGGTCAAGGTCGACGAACCGGATGACGCCGGCGCCTGCCTCATGCTGCGGGGCCTCAAGGGCCGATATGCCCGCCACCACGGCGTGCATATCGAAGACGCCGCCGTGCAGGCCGCGGTCAGCCTTTCACGTCGCTACCTGACCGGGCGCCAATTGCCGGACAAGGCGGTCGACCTGCTGGACACCGCCAGCGCCCGGGTACGCATGAGTCTCGACTGCGAGCCCCAATCGCTGGTGCGACTGGCATCCCGGTTGTCGGCCCTGGAGCTGGAGCAGCAGGCCCTGGACGCGGACAGTCACCTGGGAGGGCGCCCCCCCGCCGGGCGGCTCGATGAACTCTCCGAGCAGCGCGCCGAGCTGGAACGCCAGCACTGCGAGCTGGAGCGCCAGTATCGCCTTGAACTCGAACTGAGCCTGCAACTGCTCGCCGCTCGCCAGGAAGAGCCCCGGCAGGCGGAGCGTTGTGCAGAGCTGCAACGCCAACTGGAAGCAGCACAGGGCGACCGGCCTCTGCTTTCCCTCGACGTCACTTCGCGCAACGTCGCCGAGGTGATCGCCGACTGGACCGGCGTACCCCTGGGCAGCCTGCTCAAGGACGAACAGGCCAATCTGCTGGAACTGGAGCACCGCCTGGCCCAGCGAGTGATAGGCCAGCACACCGCCCTGGCTGCGCTGGCCCAGCGACTGCGTGCCGCGCGTACCGGCCTCACCGACGAACGCACGCCCCAGGGCGTGTTCCTGCTGGTGGGCAGCAGCGGCGTTGGCAAGACCGAAACCGCCCTGGCGCTGGCCGACAGCCTCTTCGGCGGTGAGAAATCGCTGATCACCCTCAACCTCTCCGAGTACCAGGAGGCCCACACTGTCAGCCAGCTCAAGGGTTCGCCGCCCGGCTACGTCGGCTACGGCCAGGGCGGTGTGCTCACCGAAGCGGTACGCCAGCGCCCTTACAGCGTGGTGCTGCTCGACGAGGTGGAAAAGGCCCATCGCGACGTGCTGAACCTCTTCTACCAGGTCTTCGACCGGGGCTTCATGCGCGACGGTGAGGGGCGCGAGATCGACTTCCGCAACACCGTCATTCTCATGACCTCCAACCTCGGCGGCGACCTGCTGCAGGCCTGCCTGCAGGAGCAGCCGGACGCCACCGACGGCACCCTTCAGGAACTGCTGCGCCCAATCCTGCGCGAGCACTTCCAGCCCGCGCTGCTCGCCCGCTTCCAGACGTTGATCTACCGGCCGCTGGGGGCCGATTCGCTGAAGCGCATCGTCGACCTCAAGCTCGCCCAGGTCGCCCGCCGGTTGCAGCGCCATTACGGGCTGGACTGCCGCATCGACGACGCCTTGAGCGATGCCCTGGCCGCCGCCTGCCTGCTGCCTGACACCGGCGCCCGCAACATCGACAGCCTGCTCAACCAGCAGATCCTGCCGGTGCTCAGCCAGCAACTGTTGCAGCGCCAGGCCAGCCGGCTGGGCACCCGCGGCGTCACCCTGAGCCATAGCGATGCCGACGGCATCACCTTGCACTTCTCCGATTCGCTTGAGCATCCGCACGGGATGCTCGAGGAGGCCTGA
- a CDS encoding type VI secretion system Vgr family protein: protein MLAEIRPFFDHSRHTLTVDGLDTALDVLAFHGKEALSEPFSYQVEFTATARDLPADRFLGQAARFSLHPPPTPVPFVGLSLPPAQPLRTLHGVVTGFCRLSGSNDEARYQLTLEPRLALLGRGRQYRIYQHLSVPEIVEQILRSDRHRWAGQDFLFDLKREYPKREQVMQYGESDLAFIRRLMAEVGIWFRFTADERLGIDVVQFHDDQRNYQFGLQLPCRPQSGTQSSGADAVWGLQTSHGVVEKHLRIRAYTPRDAAAYLDGEVDQTRGDPTTYGEAYHYAEPYTELDDPHARDEDLQSESGFFYARLAHERYLNQQTSLSGLTSSAALAPGQVLKVEGGAPEAFAPGAVITRLETTAARDRSFQASFSAIPYAEHICFRPERLAKPVIAGTIPARVTSPQAGDLYSHIDLDGRYKVNFLFDQDSWPAGQESLWLRLARPYAGDTYGLHLPLIQGTEVAIAFEHGDPDRGFIAFALHDSQHPDLVTLKNYKRNVLRTPANNKLRLDDSRGQEHIKLSTEHSGKSQLNLGHLVDGQRQKRGEGFELRTDGWGAIRAGKGVFISADEQARAQGQVLEMKPAVVQMEKASQQLEQWQEIARAHQSRESSHEGLDDLLKQGKGLQGPAILLSAPSGIAAVTPSSLLLQSDQTLYLQSLDEINLAAAQRLALQSNQGLSLLAQQEGLRLVSGRGPLEIESHGDLLNLIAQRDITLQSVQGHLQITAQNGITLASGGGYIRITPDGAIEIHSPGTLNLKGRHVWEGPAGQGFPLPELPTSVCEDCLKKAQAQAAGAVMRVTN, encoded by the coding sequence ATGCTCGCTGAAATCCGCCCCTTCTTCGATCACAGCCGGCACACGCTCACAGTCGACGGGCTCGATACCGCCCTCGACGTGCTGGCCTTCCACGGCAAGGAAGCCCTCAGTGAACCCTTCTCCTACCAGGTGGAATTCACCGCCACCGCGCGGGACCTGCCGGCTGACCGCTTCCTCGGCCAGGCCGCCCGCTTCAGCCTCCATCCGCCGCCCACCCCGGTGCCCTTCGTCGGCCTGAGCCTGCCCCCCGCGCAACCCCTGCGCACCCTGCACGGCGTGGTGACCGGTTTTTGCCGGCTCTCCGGCTCCAACGACGAGGCCCGTTACCAACTCACCCTGGAGCCGCGCCTGGCGCTGCTCGGACGGGGCCGCCAGTACCGCATCTACCAGCACCTCTCGGTGCCCGAGATCGTCGAGCAGATCCTGCGCAGCGACCGCCACCGCTGGGCCGGCCAGGACTTCCTCTTCGACCTCAAGCGCGAATACCCCAAGCGTGAGCAGGTGATGCAGTACGGCGAGAGCGACCTGGCCTTCATCCGGCGCCTGATGGCCGAGGTCGGCATCTGGTTCCGCTTCACCGCCGACGAGCGCCTGGGTATCGACGTGGTCCAGTTCCACGACGACCAGCGCAACTACCAGTTCGGCCTCCAGTTGCCCTGCCGCCCGCAATCGGGCACCCAAAGCAGCGGAGCGGATGCCGTCTGGGGCCTGCAAACGAGCCATGGCGTGGTGGAGAAGCACCTGCGCATTCGCGCCTACACCCCGCGCGATGCCGCCGCCTACCTCGACGGCGAAGTCGACCAGACCCGGGGCGACCCCACCACCTACGGCGAGGCCTATCACTATGCCGAGCCCTATACCGAACTGGACGACCCCCACGCCCGCGATGAAGACCTGCAGAGCGAAAGCGGCTTCTTCTATGCCCGCCTCGCCCACGAGCGTTACCTCAACCAGCAGACCAGCCTGTCGGGCCTCACCAGCAGCGCCGCCCTGGCGCCGGGCCAGGTGCTCAAGGTCGAAGGCGGCGCGCCGGAAGCCTTCGCCCCCGGCGCCGTCATCACCCGGCTGGAGACCACCGCCGCCCGCGACCGCAGCTTCCAGGCAAGCTTCAGCGCCATCCCCTACGCCGAGCACATCTGCTTCCGCCCGGAACGCCTGGCCAAACCGGTGATCGCCGGCACTATCCCGGCGCGGGTCACCAGCCCGCAGGCGGGCGACCTCTACAGCCACATCGACCTGGACGGCCGCTACAAGGTCAACTTCCTCTTCGACCAGGACAGCTGGCCCGCCGGGCAGGAAAGCCTGTGGCTGCGCCTGGCGCGGCCCTACGCCGGCGACACCTACGGCCTGCACCTGCCGCTGATCCAGGGCACCGAAGTCGCCATCGCCTTCGAGCACGGCGACCCGGACCGGGGCTTCATCGCCTTCGCCCTGCACGACAGCCAGCACCCGGACCTGGTGACCCTGAAGAACTACAAGCGCAACGTCCTGCGCACCCCGGCCAACAACAAGCTGCGCCTGGACGACAGCCGTGGCCAGGAGCACATCAAGCTCAGCACCGAACACAGCGGCAAGAGCCAGCTCAACCTCGGCCACCTGGTGGACGGCCAGCGGCAGAAGCGCGGCGAAGGCTTCGAGCTGCGCACCGATGGCTGGGGCGCCATCCGCGCGGGCAAGGGGGTGTTCATCAGTGCCGACGAGCAGGCCAGGGCCCAGGGGCAGGTGCTCGAGATGAAGCCCGCTGTCGTCCAGATGGAAAAGGCCAGCCAGCAGCTCGAACAGTGGCAGGAAATCGCCCGGGCCCACCAAAGCCGCGAGTCGAGCCATGAAGGCCTGGACGACCTCCTCAAGCAGGGCAAAGGGCTGCAAGGCCCGGCCATTCTGCTCAGCGCTCCGAGCGGTATCGCCGCCGTCACCCCATCCAGCCTGCTGCTGCAGAGTGATCAGACCCTCTACCTACAGAGCCTGGACGAAATCAACCTCGCCGCCGCCCAGCGTCTGGCCCTGCAGTCCAATCAGGGTCTGTCGCTGCTGGCCCAGCAAGAAGGCCTGCGCCTGGTATCCGGCAGGGGCCCGTTGGAAATCGAATCCCACGGCGACCTGCTTAACCTCATCGCCCAGCGGGACATCACCCTGCAATCGGTACAGGGCCACCTGCAGATCACCGCCCAGAACGGCATCACCCTGGCCAGCGGCGGTGGCTACATCCGCATCACCCCCGATGGCGCCATCGAAATCCACAGCCCCGGCACGCTCAATCTCAAGGGCCGGCACGTATGGGAAGGCCCGGCAGGCCAGGGTTTCCCGCTTCCTGAACTACCTACCTCCGTTTGCGAGGACTGCCTGAAGAAAGCCCAGGCACAAGCTGCAGGCGCCGTTATGCGCGTGACCAATTGA
- a CDS encoding DUF4123 domain-containing protein — MNPSFDVWLEQITDMVAAAGLNHVDVLIDQANCDLAILPGLALMEPAMPWFSLFSGLPEEALLEQAPLLIRISLDEWRHKSWLGELVEHLAPQSRLLVLLSPLPFESLAKTFQGLSQLEWGGLSGLLRFYDPRVLPHLLDRVLDPEQKEQFLGVALFWSWLDRDRLPVWRSGTYRSSSAAPEPPAAITLTDEQYFRLGSLSDAQQLLGLASERMPDSTEEQRFEACYHLALKAEQEGFFGDLEIYVIQDSKLLF, encoded by the coding sequence ATGAACCCATCCTTCGATGTCTGGCTAGAGCAGATTACCGACATGGTAGCTGCGGCGGGCTTGAACCATGTCGACGTACTGATCGACCAGGCCAATTGTGACCTGGCCATCCTGCCAGGGCTGGCCCTGATGGAGCCGGCCATGCCCTGGTTTTCGTTGTTCAGTGGCCTGCCTGAAGAGGCACTCCTGGAGCAGGCACCACTGCTGATACGAATCAGCCTTGATGAGTGGCGGCACAAGAGCTGGTTGGGCGAGTTGGTTGAGCACCTGGCGCCGCAGTCACGGCTCCTGGTGTTGCTCTCGCCTTTACCGTTCGAGTCGCTGGCCAAGACGTTTCAAGGCCTCTCGCAATTGGAATGGGGAGGGCTGAGTGGGCTGTTGCGTTTCTACGACCCACGAGTGCTGCCGCATCTGCTGGACCGAGTGCTGGACCCGGAGCAGAAGGAGCAGTTCCTCGGCGTGGCGTTGTTCTGGAGCTGGCTGGACCGCGACCGGCTACCCGTCTGGCGGTCCGGCACCTACCGCTCAAGCTCCGCTGCGCCGGAGCCGCCGGCAGCCATCACCCTGACCGATGAACAGTATTTTCGCCTGGGCAGCCTCAGCGATGCCCAGCAATTGCTTGGACTGGCAAGTGAGCGAATGCCGGACAGCACAGAAGAACAACGGTTCGAAGCCTGCTACCACCTGGCTCTCAAAGCGGAGCAGGAAGGCTTCTTCGGAGACTTGGAAATCTATGTGATTCAAGACTCTAAGTTGCTTTTTTGA
- a CDS encoding DUF3304 domain-containing protein, protein MRAACELKWLWGVLFLSLAGCSLGESEYLGGNLNGVNHTSAAINYFKVNGYGGPNISPHGYGGGMCCVMLPREWRPGLMMKVEWEIDPDPYAKIKRKTTGYGFDEEAYAKHAANYQQHTASVPLPPYEEEGLCALEVHFFPCHQVKVTTSCWRYPSPNSPIREPLEMKEPAVCPK, encoded by the coding sequence ATGAGGGCTGCGTGTGAGCTCAAGTGGTTATGGGGGGTGTTGTTCTTAAGTTTGGCGGGTTGTTCGCTGGGGGAGTCTGAATATCTGGGAGGGAACCTGAATGGCGTCAATCATACTTCGGCCGCAATCAACTACTTCAAGGTCAATGGGTATGGAGGGCCGAATATCTCTCCCCATGGTTATGGGGGAGGTATGTGCTGCGTGATGCTGCCTCGCGAATGGCGGCCGGGTTTGATGATGAAGGTTGAGTGGGAAATCGATCCTGATCCTTATGCCAAGATCAAGCGCAAAACAACTGGCTATGGATTTGATGAAGAGGCCTACGCCAAGCACGCCGCTAATTATCAGCAACACACCGCCAGCGTTCCCTTGCCACCCTATGAAGAAGAGGGCCTGTGTGCGCTGGAGGTGCATTTTTTCCCCTGCCATCAGGTCAAGGTCACGACTTCATGTTGGCGCTACCCCTCGCCCAATAGCCCGATCAGGGAACCTCTGGAAATGAAGGAGCCTGCGGTATGTCCGAAGTAA
- a CDS encoding DUF3304 domain-containing protein, whose amino-acid sequence MRAACVLNWLWGVLFLSLAGCSLGESEYLGGNLNGVNHTSAAINYFKVNGYGGPNISPHGYGGGMCCVMLPREWRPGLMMKVEWETDPDPYAKSPPLGTDEFRKFMVKHKANYEHHTAIVPLPPYEQGLCALEVHFLPCHQVKVTTACWGYGSPKNPIKEPLEMKEPAECPK is encoded by the coding sequence ATGAGGGCTGCGTGTGTACTCAACTGGTTATGGGGGGTGTTGTTCTTAAGTTTGGCGGGTTGTTCGCTGGGGGAGTCTGAATATCTGGGAGGGAACCTGAATGGCGTCAATCATACTTCGGCCGCAATCAACTACTTCAAGGTCAATGGGTATGGAGGGCCGAATATCTCTCCCCATGGTTATGGGGGAGGTATGTGCTGCGTGATGCTGCCCCGCGAATGGCGACCGGGTTTGATGATGAAGGTTGAGTGGGAAACCGATCCTGATCCTTATGCCAAGTCACCGCCATTAGGTACTGATGAGTTCCGTAAGTTTATGGTCAAGCACAAGGCTAACTACGAGCATCACACCGCCATCGTTCCCTTGCCACCCTATGAACAAGGCCTATGCGCTCTGGAAGTGCATTTCTTGCCTTGCCACCAAGTCAAGGTCACCACGGCTTGCTGGGGTTATGGCTCGCCTAAAAATCCAATCAAGGAACCTCTGGAAATGAAGGAGCCTGCCGAATGTCCGAAGTGA
- a CDS encoding T6SS phospholipase effector Tle1-like catalytic domain-containing protein has translation MSEVNTHAWAHVPAVFPLVGRLPGDPSAVRANHRKQVAEELAHRRCLNAAQGGPGASTCAHSLHISLFFDGTNNNEDYDTRKAKVPHPTNIARLYHASLEHLDSGYFRYYIPGVGTPFPEIGELEFGTRGMAFGFRGEDRINWGLLQVADALMFALNDKKGLKLPQAQAQLKKMATAWPLTGLGRACRRAAMMELLEPLRQRVGNAQPTVVAIKLFVYGFSRGAAEARTFVTWLSELFDTPEGADQPERSLLGIPLRIEFLGLMDTVASVGSAHAAPFASGHMDWADGNLPLPCAERFPGWIKDCRHFVAAHEQRLCFPLDSIRTEAGHYPPYAREVLYPGVHSDVGGGYPPGAQGKARDGQAELLSQIALHDLYAAAFAAGAPLAVPEAVVPEELRQMKPVRAMSAETDREFTLNEELTHRFNAWRSATLGLSEATPAESSSHEPQQAGQDLDTLMAEQLAWLTGWRIERFARGSYASRPFYGEARQTSAEEQVQEREALAARRDELRKKRQAARGNPDVRLVDEPDYEPVLDRQQIREAATEFEHDYTERWREQTGLGGFLLDVLVGDTVLLLNDDDELAEFQRLKAEGEARARELFAEPFKGRFELTDHPARAALVALFDDQVHDSRAWFLHSTIGAREMWGDYFRYRMVYFGTQTNKRVTPVVIAGRVVGVAVLLGGAYAIRKHGWTGLAGTLAAGSIGYQVINTVSGKPVPFLPGAEKILQPTRAIGQVVAEQRQALLAAEEEQRMQTMLDYLRKTGGLVEQAKAVLP, from the coding sequence ATGTCCGAAGTGAACACTCATGCCTGGGCACATGTCCCGGCGGTTTTCCCCTTGGTGGGGCGTTTGCCCGGTGACCCAAGCGCAGTACGCGCCAACCACCGCAAGCAGGTGGCCGAGGAACTGGCTCATCGCCGGTGCCTGAATGCCGCCCAGGGAGGGCCGGGGGCCTCCACCTGCGCCCATAGCCTGCATATCAGCCTGTTCTTCGATGGCACCAACAACAACGAGGACTATGACACCCGCAAGGCGAAGGTTCCGCACCCCACCAATATCGCCCGCCTTTACCATGCGAGCCTGGAACATTTGGACAGTGGCTATTTCCGTTACTACATCCCTGGCGTGGGCACGCCTTTTCCGGAAATCGGCGAGCTGGAGTTCGGCACAAGAGGAATGGCGTTCGGCTTTCGTGGGGAGGACCGCATCAACTGGGGCCTGCTGCAAGTGGCCGATGCCTTGATGTTTGCACTGAACGACAAGAAGGGGCTCAAGCTGCCGCAAGCCCAGGCCCAACTGAAGAAGATGGCCACCGCCTGGCCATTGACCGGCCTGGGTCGCGCCTGCCGGCGTGCGGCGATGATGGAGTTGCTCGAGCCGCTGCGCCAGCGGGTGGGCAATGCCCAGCCGACGGTGGTGGCGATCAAGCTGTTCGTCTACGGCTTTTCCCGTGGGGCGGCGGAGGCGCGCACCTTCGTCACCTGGCTCAGCGAGCTGTTCGATACGCCCGAGGGGGCGGACCAGCCGGAGCGGAGCCTGCTGGGCATTCCGCTGCGCATCGAGTTCCTCGGCCTGATGGACACCGTGGCTTCGGTGGGCAGTGCCCATGCCGCGCCCTTCGCCTCCGGGCATATGGACTGGGCCGACGGCAACTTGCCCTTGCCCTGCGCCGAGCGCTTTCCAGGGTGGATCAAGGACTGCCGGCATTTCGTCGCCGCCCACGAGCAGCGCCTGTGCTTCCCGCTGGACTCGATCCGCACCGAAGCGGGGCACTACCCACCCTATGCCCGTGAAGTGCTCTACCCCGGCGTGCACTCGGACGTGGGGGGCGGCTACCCGCCGGGCGCCCAGGGCAAGGCCCGGGATGGGCAGGCCGAGCTGCTCTCGCAGATTGCCCTGCATGATCTCTATGCCGCGGCCTTCGCTGCGGGAGCCCCCTTGGCGGTGCCGGAAGCGGTGGTGCCGGAGGAGCTGAGGCAGATGAAACCGGTACGAGCAATGTCCGCCGAAACGGATCGTGAGTTCACGCTCAACGAGGAGCTGACCCACCGTTTCAACGCCTGGCGCAGCGCCACCCTGGGCCTGTCGGAGGCGACGCCCGCCGAGTCCTCGAGCCACGAACCGCAGCAGGCCGGGCAGGACCTGGACACCCTGATGGCCGAGCAGTTGGCCTGGCTCACCGGCTGGCGTATCGAGCGCTTCGCCCGGGGCAGCTATGCCAGCCGGCCTTTCTACGGCGAGGCCAGGCAAACCAGTGCGGAGGAGCAGGTGCAGGAGCGGGAGGCCCTCGCGGCGCGCAGGGATGAGCTTCGAAAGAAACGCCAGGCTGCCCGTGGCAATCCCGATGTGAGGCTCGTAGACGAGCCGGACTACGAGCCGGTGCTGGACCGGCAGCAGATCCGCGAGGCCGCCACCGAGTTCGAGCATGACTATACGGAGCGCTGGCGCGAGCAGACCGGCCTCGGCGGCTTCCTGCTCGATGTGTTGGTGGGCGATACGGTGTTGCTGCTCAATGACGACGATGAGCTCGCCGAGTTCCAACGGCTCAAGGCGGAGGGCGAGGCGCGGGCGCGGGAGCTGTTCGCGGAGCCCTTCAAAGGCCGTTTCGAGCTCACCGACCACCCCGCACGGGCGGCGCTGGTGGCGCTGTTCGACGATCAGGTGCATGACTCGCGTGCCTGGTTCCTGCACAGCACGATCGGTGCGCGGGAGATGTGGGGCGACTATTTCCGCTATCGCATGGTGTATTTCGGCACACAGACCAACAAGCGCGTCACACCGGTCGTGATCGCCGGGCGTGTCGTCGGCGTCGCGGTGTTGCTGGGCGGCGCCTACGCCATTCGCAAGCATGGCTGGACGGGACTGGCCGGCACCCTGGCGGCGGGGAGCATCGGCTACCAGGTGATCAACACCGTCAGCGGCAAGCCGGTGCCTTTCCTACCGGGAGCGGAGAAGATTCTCCAGCCGACCCGCGCCATCGGCCAGGTGGTGGCGGAGCAGCGACAGGCCCTGCTTGCCGCAGAAGAAGAGCAGCGCATGCAGACCATGCTGGACTACCTGCGCAAGACCGGTGGGCTGGTCGAGCAGGCCAAGGCGGTGCTGCCATGA
- a CDS encoding PAAR domain-containing protein, which produces MKPLVRVGDPLVPFGGEVLEGHFLAFGKPVAFVGARARCDKHGMTQIVQGASLSTVQGSAVALDGHPCACGCRVMSTLPGSSMSVAP; this is translated from the coding sequence ATGAAACCCCTGGTGCGTGTGGGGGACCCGCTTGTGCCCTTCGGTGGCGAGGTGCTGGAGGGGCACTTCCTGGCCTTCGGCAAACCGGTGGCGTTCGTCGGAGCCCGCGCCCGCTGCGACAAGCACGGCATGACCCAGATCGTTCAGGGCGCCTCGCTTTCCACCGTGCAGGGGAGCGCGGTGGCCCTGGATGGCCACCCGTGCGCCTGCGGTTGCCGGGTAATGAGCACGCTGCCCGGCTCCTCGATGAGTGTGGCGCCATGA